The DNA window GGGATCGGCCCCGCATGCTCGATGGTCAGGTACGAGATGCAGCGCCGCGCATCGAGCCGGTAGGGCGCGATGATGGCCTGCGTGGGGCACACGTCGATGCAGGCCTGGCACGACCCGCAATGCGCTGTGACAGGCTCGCTGGGCTCGAGCGGCATGTCCACATAAATCTCGCCCAGAAAGAACATCGAGCCACCCTCGCGGTTGAGCACCAGCGTGTGCTTGCCGCGCCAGCCCTGGCCGCTGCGCCGGGCCAGCTCGGCCTCCAGCACTGGCGCGGAATCGGTAAACACCCGGTGTCCCAGCGGGCCTACCGCCTGGGCAATACGGTCGCACAGCTTTTGCAGCCGGGCGCGCAAGACCTTGTGGTAGTCCCGCCCCCGGGCATAGACCGATACGATGCCCTCGGACGGGCGCTGCAGGCGCGCAAACTCCACAGCCTGCCAACCTGGGGGCATGTCGATGGGGGTATCACTGGGCAAGTAATCCATGCGCGCCGTGATCACGCTCACCGTGCCGGGCACCAGCTCGGCCGGGCGCGCGCGCTTAAGACCATGCGCCGCCATGTAATGCATCTCGCCATGGAACCCTTGCTCCAGCCATTGCATCAACCCATGCTCGGCCGAAGACAAATCCACGCCCGCCACGCCGATTTGGGAGAATCCCAGTTCGCGCGCCCATTGTTGAATTTGAGGAACCCATTGACTGCTGCTGATCACCATCGCCCCATTGTAGAAAGTGCCTCCGCGCTGGCAGTACGGCAAGCCACCTGGCACAGTGAGGATGACACTGCCGCTTTTGCCCAGCAACTGGCGGCGCAGCCCCTTCTGGCCAACGCCTTCATCACCCTGCACGGCGACCTGGGTGCAGGCAAAACCACGCTGGTGCGCCACCTGCTGCGCGCCCTGGGCGTGCAGGGCCGTATCAAGAGCCCAACCTATGCCGTGGTGGAGCCGCACGAGGCACCTGGCCTGGCGATCTGGCACTTCGATTTCTACCGTTTCAGCGATCCGCGCGAATGGGAAGACGCGGGTTTTCGCGATGTATTTGCCAGCCCCGGCCTGAAACTG is part of the Simplicispira sp. 125 genome and encodes:
- the queG gene encoding tRNA epoxyqueuosine(34) reductase QueG; protein product: MQQWARELGFSQIGVAGVDLSSAEHGLMQWLEQGFHGEMHYMAAHGLKRARPAELVPGTVSVITARMDYLPSDTPIDMPPGWQAVEFARLQRPSEGIVSVYARGRDYHKVLRARLQKLCDRIAQAVGPLGHRVFTDSAPVLEAELARRSGQGWRGKHTLVLNREGGSMFFLGEIYVDMPLEPSEPVTAHCGSCQACIDVCPTQAIIAPYRLDARRCISYLTIEHAGPIPLEMRPLLANRIYGCDDCQLVCPWNKYAQPSQLPDFDARAGLTGQQLVHFFAWDEATFLRLTEGGPIRRIGHERWLRNVAIALGNALRATGDAGVRAALQARAEDASDLVREHVAWALQVKSN
- the tsaE gene encoding tRNA (adenosine(37)-N6)-threonylcarbamoyltransferase complex ATPase subunit type 1 TsaE, with amino-acid sequence MTAADHHRPIVESASALAVRQATWHSEDDTAAFAQQLAAQPLLANAFITLHGDLGAGKTTLVRHLLRALGVQGRIKSPTYAVVEPHEAPGLAIWHFDFYRFSDPREWEDAGFRDVFASPGLKLAEWPEKAAALIPAADVAIHIEAPDESSRQVELQAHTALGQQLLQGLSA